The Parashewanella spongiae genome has a window encoding:
- a CDS encoding OmpP1/FadL family transporter — MHLLNKTSLAVALALASTQTLAAGFQLNSQSATGIGRAFSGEAAIGDNASVLSRNPAAMALFDEKALSIGLTYAQTDVEVKDLAYQQAPTTGFGSIDDAADNKLIPNLYYIQPYNNNFSFGFAAFSNFGTGTDTSSFLTDNPGATLPVDLLGNTEVTTINFNGSLSWRVNKHFSVGAGIDAVYGEGLLTRQGKTAFSDSSTLVDVDADGWGFGGIVGALIEFNKDNRIGISYRESPDIKVKGVLNTLTPNQEKTALLPVVSDELEVPLPDIWQIGGFHQLTDQFAIHYTAQYTSWGDFEKITLQGNKIGTTQVPDSALKVYKWEDSWLYSIGGTYSVNQDWTLRAGYLFDDGVVGELSSISIPDSDRDWYTAGIGFNLDKNSTIDFGLAYVKGENTEVIENSAILGGVNIIAHTNASATYYSVQYSYNF, encoded by the coding sequence ATGCACCTACTCAATAAGACTAGCTTAGCAGTTGCCCTAGCTCTAGCAAGTACCCAAACACTGGCGGCAGGATTTCAACTTAACTCTCAATCAGCTACAGGCATTGGTCGAGCTTTCTCTGGTGAAGCCGCTATTGGTGACAATGCTTCTGTACTATCTCGTAATCCAGCCGCTATGGCACTATTTGACGAAAAAGCGTTGTCAATAGGCTTAACTTACGCACAAACCGATGTTGAAGTGAAAGATTTAGCCTACCAACAGGCACCTACAACAGGATTTGGCAGCATAGACGATGCGGCTGACAACAAATTGATCCCTAACCTGTATTACATTCAACCTTATAACAACAATTTTTCTTTTGGCTTTGCAGCCTTCAGTAATTTCGGTACTGGGACTGATACCAGTTCGTTCTTAACTGATAATCCAGGTGCGACACTCCCTGTTGATTTATTGGGTAACACTGAAGTCACCACAATTAATTTTAACGGCAGCTTATCTTGGAGAGTCAACAAGCATTTCAGTGTTGGCGCTGGCATTGACGCCGTTTATGGTGAAGGCTTATTAACTCGCCAAGGAAAAACAGCTTTTAGCGATAGTTCAACATTAGTCGATGTTGATGCTGATGGTTGGGGGTTCGGTGGTATTGTTGGTGCTTTAATCGAATTTAATAAAGATAACCGTATTGGTATCAGTTATCGAGAAAGTCCTGATATTAAAGTCAAAGGGGTCTTAAATACTTTAACACCAAATCAAGAAAAAACAGCACTTCTTCCCGTAGTAAGTGATGAGTTAGAAGTACCTTTACCTGATATCTGGCAAATTGGCGGATTCCATCAATTAACCGACCAGTTTGCTATCCATTATACCGCTCAGTATACAAGCTGGGGTGATTTTGAAAAAATTACTCTTCAAGGCAACAAGATAGGCACAACACAAGTTCCAGATTCAGCACTGAAAGTCTATAAATGGGAAGATTCATGGTTATATTCTATTGGTGGTACATACAGTGTTAACCAAGATTGGACCTTAAGAGCAGGCTATTTATTTGATGATGGTGTAGTTGGTGAGCTTAGCTCTATTTCAATCCCTGATTCAGATCGTGATTGGTATACTGCAGGTATCGGATTTAATTTAGACAAAAACAGCACAATAGACTTTGGCTTGGCTTATGTGAAAGGTGAAAATACAGAGGTAATTGAAAATAGTGCAATTTTAGGTGGTGTCAATATCATTGCTCACACCAACGCAAGTGCAACTTATTACTCCGTTCAATATAGCTATAACTTTTAA
- a CDS encoding S8 family serine peptidase, which translates to MVSKFKKNAIQLAVAVLFALFGTNNAVANNRLQNTNINPPTNNSAHPVKRYIVQFKDQTYSPAHFGTQPSMSHSAQNTQVQLQRSAFREAKVATATRIGHSNSYSASLSENEVRNLQANKNIEFIEEDVLRYALNNTLSTQHTSKQSINRNMKSSLLSDISWGNEAVDALSLTDASASNRTVCIIDTGYDVNHPALANNNVIGESMGNTGSWDAPGNPHGTHVAGIISAMKPLNHSDDFGIRGVMPHGKVNIVAIKALNDQGQAYNSDIMSAVETCADLGANVISMSLGGIDTSRAEKKLYNKYSRQGILIVAAAGNSGDTSKSYPASYSSVMSVASIDSGNAHSVFSQSNNQVEISAPGEAIISSVPVGQGRTADISVEGHSYFANGVVPAQHYIPSGPVDIDGNIQYMISNINDTAAGELAECDTSSGSYQCENMTSKVCLVQRLENQGMNPNAKSTDEINPEIHAVSACQQAGAVATIVYSNDELSGLQNPFLVDKNQEISSVTVSVDRETGQELASHIGEQTTVSAEGNKDYEYFNGTSMATPYVSGVATLLWSHHTECSAQDVRNALDETAKHLGQYGRNNQFGYGLIDAEAADEYLTASCKG; encoded by the coding sequence ATGGTTAGTAAATTTAAAAAAAACGCAATACAGTTAGCAGTCGCTGTTTTGTTCGCTTTATTCGGAACAAACAATGCTGTTGCGAATAATCGTTTACAAAATACAAATATTAATCCGCCGACAAATAATTCTGCTCATCCCGTAAAAAGATATATAGTCCAATTTAAGGATCAGACATATTCTCCTGCACATTTTGGTACTCAGCCAAGCATGAGTCATTCAGCGCAGAATACTCAGGTACAACTTCAGCGCTCAGCATTTCGCGAAGCAAAAGTTGCTACTGCAACACGAATTGGACACAGTAACTCATATTCTGCTTCACTGTCTGAAAACGAAGTACGGAATTTACAGGCAAATAAAAACATTGAATTTATTGAAGAAGATGTCCTTCGTTATGCATTGAACAACACATTAAGTACTCAACATACTTCAAAACAATCGATAAATCGGAATATGAAATCCTCACTGCTTAGCGATATCAGCTGGGGAAACGAAGCCGTTGATGCACTAAGTTTAACTGATGCATCCGCATCCAATAGAACGGTTTGTATCATTGACACAGGATACGATGTCAATCACCCCGCGCTGGCTAATAACAATGTAATCGGTGAAAGTATGGGAAATACGGGAAGCTGGGATGCACCAGGAAACCCACATGGGACACACGTAGCCGGTATTATATCAGCAATGAAACCACTCAATCATTCTGACGACTTTGGGATACGTGGTGTGATGCCACATGGAAAGGTTAATATTGTCGCTATTAAAGCCTTAAACGATCAAGGTCAAGCATATAATTCTGACATTATGTCAGCCGTTGAAACTTGTGCAGATTTAGGCGCTAATGTGATCAGCATGAGTTTAGGTGGGATAGATACCAGCCGTGCAGAAAAAAAGCTATACAATAAGTATTCACGGCAAGGAATTTTGATTGTCGCTGCGGCAGGAAACTCTGGTGACACAAGCAAATCATACCCAGCATCATACAGTTCCGTAATGTCCGTGGCATCGATTGACAGTGGTAACGCACACTCAGTGTTTTCGCAAAGCAATAATCAAGTTGAAATATCAGCGCCGGGTGAAGCGATTATTTCAAGCGTGCCCGTTGGTCAAGGCAGGACGGCAGATATCTCTGTTGAAGGGCACTCATATTTTGCCAATGGCGTCGTTCCTGCGCAGCATTATATTCCATCAGGACCAGTCGACATTGATGGAAACATTCAATATATGATCAGCAACATTAATGATACTGCCGCTGGAGAGTTGGCTGAATGTGATACTAGCAGCGGCTCTTACCAATGTGAAAATATGACGTCAAAAGTTTGCTTAGTTCAACGCCTTGAGAATCAGGGCATGAACCCTAACGCTAAGAGCACTGATGAAATAAACCCTGAAATTCATGCCGTCAGTGCCTGTCAACAAGCAGGAGCTGTCGCTACTATTGTTTACAGTAATGATGAATTGTCAGGACTTCAAAACCCATTTTTAGTCGATAAAAATCAAGAAATATCTTCTGTAACCGTTTCTGTAGACCGTGAAACAGGTCAAGAGTTAGCCAGCCACATTGGCGAGCAAACTACCGTTTCTGCCGAAGGTAACAAAGATTATGAATACTTTAACGGCACTTCAATGGCGACGCCGTACGTATCAGGTGTGGCTACCTTATTATGGAGCCACCATACAGAATGCTCAGCACAGGACGTAAGGAATGCATTGGATGAAACCGCAAAGCATTTAGGTCAATATGGTAGAAATAACCAGTTTGGTTACGGACTAATTGATGCCGAAGCTGCCGATGAGTATCTAACTGCATCATGTAAAGGATAA
- a CDS encoding precorrin-2 dehydrogenase/sirohydrochlorin ferrochelatase family protein — protein MQYFPLFVDTQRLSALVVGAGDVAARKLELLCRTEAEITVIALSACDEVLGLASQNKIKLELREVNKSDIRDIHLLYMATSDPALNHKMAEVAHQKNILANVVDAPDECSFITPAIVDRGKLQIAISSSGAAPVFVSQLRARIETWLPSSVSGLMDFVAKKRSEVQSLFKSGQSKRQFWQRFFERNGVEYTEFTANAFIETKDDVLLEKESSAQSEIILLKQTANISNLPISIIPVLQQIELVLSEKKVPFELNELIRRDAIRAQFKCAESLSLDGIIGKVLIIADSDALSKVHTKFIESFYLDE, from the coding sequence ATGCAGTATTTTCCGCTATTTGTTGATACTCAAAGGTTATCAGCTCTTGTCGTTGGCGCTGGAGACGTTGCTGCGCGCAAGTTGGAGCTATTGTGTCGAACAGAAGCTGAAATAACAGTAATCGCGCTATCGGCTTGTGATGAGGTGTTAGGACTAGCCAGTCAAAACAAAATTAAATTAGAACTGCGTGAAGTGAATAAATCAGATATCCGAGATATTCATCTTCTTTATATGGCAACTTCAGATCCGGCACTAAACCATAAAATGGCGGAAGTGGCTCATCAAAAAAATATACTTGCTAATGTTGTTGATGCGCCAGATGAATGCAGTTTTATCACACCTGCAATCGTCGACCGAGGTAAATTACAAATTGCAATCAGCAGCAGTGGAGCCGCACCAGTTTTTGTCAGTCAATTGCGGGCTAGAATTGAGACTTGGCTGCCAAGTTCAGTTTCAGGTTTGATGGACTTCGTCGCTAAAAAACGTTCTGAGGTTCAATCTTTATTTAAGTCAGGACAAAGTAAAAGGCAGTTTTGGCAACGCTTTTTCGAGCGAAATGGTGTTGAATATACAGAGTTTACGGCTAATGCCTTTATCGAAACGAAAGATGATGTGTTATTAGAAAAAGAGTCAAGCGCCCAGAGTGAAATTATCCTACTCAAACAAACGGCGAATATTTCTAATTTGCCTATCTCAATTATTCCAGTTTTGCAGCAGATAGAGCTAGTGCTTAGTGAGAAAAAAGTGCCATTTGAACTTAATGAACTTATTAGACGTGATGCTATTCGTGCTCAATTTAAATGTGCAGAATCGTTAAGCTTGGATGGGATTATTGGGAAAGTATTGATTATTGCTGATAGCGATGCATTGAGCAAAGTGCACACAAAATTTATTGAGTCATTTTATTTAGACGAATAA
- a CDS encoding putative signal transducing protein: protein MNDLSSEKTLLIKGSLIEVHAFKGLLETQGIDVELRGEALLGATGEFGLDAAYAEIWITSSQLEQAKAIMDQNNKKGEPWFCRECGEQNEFNFEICWKCSSENIESDL from the coding sequence ATGAACGATCTATCATCAGAGAAAACGCTATTAATTAAAGGTAGTTTAATTGAGGTGCATGCCTTTAAAGGGTTGCTTGAAACTCAAGGAATCGATGTTGAGTTAAGAGGAGAAGCACTGTTAGGGGCAACGGGTGAGTTTGGACTAGATGCCGCTTATGCTGAAATTTGGATAACTTCATCGCAACTTGAACAAGCGAAAGCAATTATGGATCAGAACAACAAAAAAGGTGAGCCTTGGTTTTGCCGTGAGTGTGGTGAGCAAAATGAATTTAATTTTGAAATTTGCTGGAAATGCAGTTCAGAAAATATAGAGAGTGATCTTTGA
- the secF gene encoding protein translocase subunit SecF, protein MFQILAFKGTVNFLRHALPISVLSLFLVVGSVVSLATNGINWGLDFTGGTVVELEFDHAVDLKNLRADLDHESTSGAVIQNFGSTRDILIRLQVKQGVKSDDQVKLVMETAKKFDEGVIQKRVEFVGPQVGKELTEQGGLAVLVALICILVYVSFRFEWRLAAGSVAALGHDVIVTLGVFSVLQLEFDLTVLAGLLTVVGYSLNDTIVVYDRIRENFLKMRKADPAEVVNASITQTMSRTIITTFTTLITVIALFLKGGGMIHGFATALLMGILVGTYSSIYVASYLAIRLGISRDHMMPVEIEKEGADQESVMP, encoded by the coding sequence ATGTTTCAAATTTTAGCATTTAAAGGCACAGTCAATTTCTTGCGCCATGCGTTGCCAATCAGTGTTCTTTCACTATTTTTAGTGGTTGGTTCAGTGGTTTCGTTGGCCACTAATGGTATTAACTGGGGACTTGATTTCACTGGCGGTACAGTAGTTGAGCTTGAATTCGATCACGCGGTAGATTTAAAAAATCTACGTGCTGATTTAGATCATGAGAGCACGAGTGGCGCGGTGATCCAAAACTTTGGTTCAACCAGAGACATTCTGATCCGTTTGCAAGTCAAACAAGGCGTGAAAAGCGATGACCAAGTGAAATTGGTCATGGAGACTGCCAAAAAATTTGACGAAGGCGTGATTCAAAAGCGTGTTGAGTTTGTTGGACCACAGGTTGGTAAAGAATTAACTGAGCAAGGTGGCTTAGCGGTTTTAGTCGCACTAATTTGTATTCTTGTCTATGTGTCATTTCGCTTTGAATGGCGCTTGGCGGCGGGTTCAGTTGCTGCATTGGGGCACGATGTCATCGTGACCTTAGGTGTATTCTCTGTATTGCAACTCGAGTTTGACTTGACTGTGTTAGCGGGCTTATTGACCGTAGTAGGTTACTCGCTTAACGATACCATCGTTGTATACGACCGTATTCGTGAAAACTTCCTCAAGATGCGTAAAGCGGATCCCGCGGAAGTGGTGAATGCGTCAATTACCCAAACGATGAGCCGAACCATCATCACAACCTTTACAACGTTAATCACTGTGATTGCATTGTTCTTGAAAGGTGGCGGGATGATCCATGGTTTTGCCACAGCATTGCTGATGGGCATACTTGTGGGTACTTATTCTTCAATTTATGTAGCGAGCTATCTAGCGATTCGTTTAGGCATAAGCCGCGATCACATGATGCCCGTTGAAATTGAAAAAGAAGGTGCCGATCAAGAATCTGTAATGCCTTAA
- the secD gene encoding protein translocase subunit SecD, with protein sequence MLNKYPMWKNLMVIFIIVIGAFYASPNLSGEDHAVQVAANRGAKVTVSVQARINELLAEKGIGVIRSELANEQVLVRIKNPEQQLQAKEVIAEALGEQFTVALNLAPATPEWLAALGGAPMKLGLDLRGGVHFLMEVDMGEAVRKMEDSKVSEFRSQLRLEKIRYSGVRITPRGIEIKFRNSDALEQAERFLKRKDPDMVFTDVSTDTQPLLLAKMNEVYLKKVKEDALAQNMTTIRSRVNQLGVAEPVVQRQGAERIIVELPGVQDTARAKEILGATASIELHMVDQNADIENALKGRVPATSILHKRRNGQPVVLKKKIILTGNHITDAQPSFDQNGRPEVSITLDSKGGNKFSAATKVNIGKPMATLFIEYKDSDKRNPDGTVKMKKTEEVISVATIQQQLGHRFVINGLNQPEAQELALLLRAGALIAPVTIVEERTIGPSLGAENIENGLQAMIWGMAIVLVFMLIYYRAFGVIANLALSFNLIMVVGVMSMIPGAVLTLPGIAGMVLTVGMAVDGNVLIYERIREELRAGRSVQQAIHEGYGNAFSTIADANITTFLTALILFSVGTGAIKGFAVTLMIGIATSMFTAIVGTRAIVNAIWGGKRVKKLSI encoded by the coding sequence GTGTTAAATAAGTATCCAATGTGGAAAAACCTAATGGTGATATTCATTATCGTCATTGGTGCTTTTTACGCATCTCCAAATTTATCTGGCGAAGATCATGCTGTGCAAGTTGCAGCTAACCGTGGCGCTAAGGTGACGGTATCGGTTCAAGCTCGAATCAATGAACTGTTGGCAGAAAAAGGTATTGGAGTTATTCGCTCTGAGCTGGCCAACGAACAGGTTCTCGTACGAATCAAAAATCCTGAGCAACAGCTTCAAGCGAAAGAAGTCATCGCCGAAGCACTAGGTGAGCAATTTACTGTCGCACTTAACCTCGCTCCAGCTACTCCTGAATGGTTGGCTGCACTTGGCGGTGCACCAATGAAGCTTGGTCTTGACTTACGTGGCGGTGTTCACTTCTTGATGGAAGTGGATATGGGTGAAGCGGTTCGAAAAATGGAAGATTCGAAAGTTTCTGAATTTCGTTCGCAACTTCGTCTTGAAAAAATCCGTTACTCTGGTGTTCGGATAACGCCTCGTGGTATTGAAATAAAGTTCCGTAATTCTGATGCACTTGAACAGGCTGAGCGCTTTTTAAAGCGTAAAGACCCCGATATGGTGTTTACTGATGTATCTACTGATACGCAGCCACTGTTGTTAGCCAAGATGAATGAAGTCTACCTTAAGAAAGTTAAGGAAGATGCACTTGCGCAGAATATGACTACGATCCGCAGCCGTGTTAATCAACTCGGTGTTGCTGAGCCAGTGGTACAACGTCAAGGCGCTGAACGCATTATCGTAGAATTGCCAGGTGTACAAGACACGGCTCGTGCTAAAGAGATATTAGGTGCGACGGCGTCGATTGAATTGCACATGGTTGATCAAAATGCGGATATCGAAAATGCGTTGAAAGGGCGTGTACCTGCAACGTCAATATTGCATAAACGTCGTAATGGTCAACCTGTTGTATTGAAGAAAAAGATTATCCTAACCGGTAATCACATTACTGATGCACAGCCAAGTTTCGATCAAAATGGTCGTCCAGAAGTGAGTATCACCCTTGACTCTAAAGGTGGTAATAAATTCTCTGCAGCGACTAAAGTCAACATCGGTAAACCGATGGCGACTTTGTTCATCGAATATAAAGACAGTGACAAACGTAACCCAGATGGCACTGTTAAGATGAAGAAAACCGAAGAAGTGATTTCGGTAGCAACCATTCAACAGCAATTAGGTCATCGTTTCGTTATCAACGGGTTAAATCAACCTGAAGCGCAAGAGCTTGCACTTTTGCTTCGTGCAGGTGCTTTAATAGCGCCAGTAACGATTGTTGAAGAGCGTACCATTGGTCCAAGCCTTGGTGCTGAAAACATCGAAAATGGTCTTCAAGCGATGATTTGGGGCATGGCAATTGTTTTAGTGTTCATGCTGATTTATTACCGCGCCTTTGGTGTAATCGCTAATCTTGCATTGAGCTTCAACTTAATCATGGTTGTAGGTGTTATGTCTATGATACCGGGCGCCGTGTTAACTTTACCGGGTATTGCTGGAATGGTACTGACGGTTGGTATGGCGGTTGATGGTAACGTGCTTATCTATGAACGTATTCGTGAAGAGTTGCGTGCAGGGCGTAGTGTTCAGCAAGCGATTCATGAAGGTTATGGAAATGCGTTCTCGACGATTGCTGATGCGAACATCACCACATTCTTGACTGCGTTGATTTTATTCTCTGTCGGAACAGGTGCGATTAAAGGCTTTGCGGTTACCTTAATGATAGGTATTGCAACTTCAATGTTTACAGCGATTGTAGGCACTCGTGCGATAGTTAACGCTATCTGGGGTGGCAAGCGCGTGAAGAAGTTGTCTATCTAG
- the yajC gene encoding preprotein translocase subunit YajC, producing MFISNAYAAPAGVPGGETMQMVFMLVIFGLIFYFMIFRPQSKRVKEHKNLMESISKGDEVLTNGGILGKIAKISDDSDYAVLSLNDSTQITIKKDYIAAVLPKGSIQSL from the coding sequence ATGTTTATTTCTAATGCTTACGCAGCTCCAGCTGGCGTGCCAGGTGGCGAAACAATGCAAATGGTTTTCATGCTGGTTATTTTCGGTTTGATTTTTTACTTCATGATCTTCCGTCCACAATCAAAGCGCGTAAAAGAGCACAAAAACCTAATGGAATCGATTTCAAAAGGTGATGAAGTGCTAACTAATGGTGGTATTTTAGGTAAGATCGCAAAAATCAGTGATGACAGCGATTATGCAGTGTTGAGCTTGAACGACAGCACTCAAATTACGATCAAAAAGGATTATATTGCAGCTGTATTGCCTAAAGGCTCTATTCAGTCGCTATAA